Proteins from a genomic interval of Psychrobacter urativorans:
- a CDS encoding acetyl-CoA C-acetyltransferase: MSKSNDLESKDSKDSKNDSTKTEDKKTTEKNDANSDDTAAKKPSTVAKKASKTKPVAGQHRVAILGGNRIPFARSNGAYADASNIDMLTAALNGLIERYNLQDEKVGEVVAGAVMKLSRDINLTREAAFNTALDPHTPTYDIAQACGTGLQATFASANKIALGIIDSAITGGVDTTSDAPIAIGDGLRKVIIKLGAAKNNKQRLQALLSLNPTDLIDSPQNGEPRTGLSMGDHQAITALEWNISREDQDKLAFNSHKNLARAYDDGFFDDLITPYKGLTRDDNLRPDSTLEKLGTLKPVFGKHNANPTMTAANSTPLTDGASCLLLGNDDWAEAHGLKPLAYIVHQETAAVDFIGKSGNKEGLLMAPAYAVPRMLERAGLSLQDFDFYEIHEAFASQVLSTLSAWEDETFCQERLGLDAPLGSIDRDKLNVNGSSLAAGHPFAATGGRILATAAKLLDQKGAGRALISICAAGGQGVTCILEK, from the coding sequence GTGTCAAAATCTAATGACTTAGAGAGTAAGGACAGCAAAGACAGTAAGAATGACAGCACCAAAACAGAAGATAAGAAAACCACAGAAAAAAATGATGCAAATTCTGACGACACCGCAGCCAAGAAACCAAGCACTGTCGCTAAAAAAGCCAGCAAGACTAAGCCTGTTGCCGGTCAACATCGTGTAGCCATCTTAGGTGGTAATCGTATTCCATTTGCTCGCTCGAACGGTGCTTATGCGGATGCCAGTAACATTGATATGCTGACCGCGGCGCTGAATGGTCTGATTGAGCGCTATAATTTACAAGATGAGAAAGTTGGCGAAGTCGTTGCTGGTGCAGTCATGAAGCTAAGCCGCGATATCAACCTAACGCGTGAAGCCGCCTTTAATACCGCGCTCGACCCACATACCCCTACTTATGATATCGCGCAAGCTTGTGGCACTGGTCTACAAGCCACGTTCGCTTCTGCCAATAAAATTGCGCTTGGTATCATTGATTCAGCCATTACTGGCGGTGTTGACACGACCTCAGATGCGCCTATTGCTATTGGTGACGGTCTGCGTAAAGTCATCATTAAACTGGGCGCTGCGAAGAATAACAAGCAACGTCTACAAGCATTGCTGAGTTTGAATCCAACAGATTTAATCGATTCACCGCAAAACGGCGAGCCGCGTACTGGTTTATCAATGGGCGATCATCAAGCTATTACCGCGCTTGAGTGGAACATCAGCCGTGAAGACCAAGATAAGCTGGCATTCAATAGCCACAAAAACCTAGCCCGTGCTTATGATGATGGCTTCTTTGATGATTTGATTACCCCTTATAAAGGGTTAACGCGTGATGACAACTTACGTCCTGACTCTACTCTTGAAAAACTGGGTACGCTTAAACCGGTATTTGGTAAGCATAATGCCAATCCAACCATGACAGCAGCGAACTCAACGCCATTGACCGATGGTGCATCTTGCCTGTTATTGGGTAATGATGACTGGGCGGAAGCGCACGGATTAAAACCACTAGCTTATATCGTCCATCAAGAAACGGCAGCGGTAGACTTCATCGGTAAATCTGGTAATAAAGAAGGTCTGCTCATGGCGCCAGCGTATGCCGTACCGCGTATGCTTGAACGTGCTGGATTGAGCTTACAAGACTTTGATTTTTATGAGATTCATGAAGCATTTGCGTCACAAGTGCTATCGACTTTAAGTGCATGGGAAGATGAAACCTTCTGCCAAGAGCGCTTGGGTCTTGATGCGCCATTAGGCTCTATTGACCGTGACAAACTGAACGTTAATGGTTCATCACTGGCGGCTGGACATCCTTTTGCCGCCACGGGTGGTCGCATTTTAGCCACTGCTGCAAAACTGCTTGACCAAAAAGGGGCAGGACGCGCACTGATTTCTATTTGTGCGGCGGGCGGTCAAGGCGTGACTTGTATCTTAGAAAAATAA